The following proteins are encoded in a genomic region of Bradyrhizobium sp. SK17:
- a CDS encoding helix-turn-helix transcriptional regulator, whose amino-acid sequence MYTWSTDQVDPRDRFDYWREVRAKGLFGVTAELEPDRRQDFFGEFSLRKLGDAGLVELRASPYRVERRSGDIADARSDSLCIYQQLGGGGWFGGARLDEFAVRDGMFATSHSDLPYRTAPLHDDGFHLRIIKIPVANVVPPGAELGELVPKPVQDQASLRPLLESCFRDLIEGSNAAGTAPMVQALAHIALIERGIMRPKSRLAQQALRSAHLSLARRLIRQHLSSAALSPTLIAGLLGVSVRHLHILFEQTEMSFSETVTGLRLAQSRRLLRERSGQTIAEVAFACGFESLATFYRLFNAAESMTPGDYRAQSA is encoded by the coding sequence GTGTACACATGGTCTACTGATCAAGTCGATCCTCGAGATCGCTTCGACTATTGGCGCGAGGTCCGCGCCAAGGGATTGTTCGGCGTCACCGCGGAGCTCGAGCCCGACCGCCGCCAGGACTTCTTCGGCGAGTTTTCCTTGCGCAAGCTCGGCGATGCCGGGCTGGTCGAGCTGCGCGCCTCGCCCTATCGCGTCGAGCGGCGTAGCGGCGACATCGCCGACGCGCGCAGCGACAGCCTGTGCATCTATCAACAACTCGGTGGCGGCGGCTGGTTCGGCGGCGCACGGCTTGACGAGTTCGCGGTGCGCGACGGCATGTTCGCGACCAGCCATTCGGACCTGCCCTATCGCACCGCCCCGCTGCATGACGACGGCTTCCACCTGCGCATCATCAAGATTCCGGTCGCGAACGTCGTTCCGCCCGGCGCCGAGCTCGGCGAGCTGGTGCCAAAGCCCGTACAGGACCAGGCCTCACTGCGGCCGTTGCTGGAATCATGCTTTCGCGACCTGATCGAAGGCAGCAATGCGGCAGGGACGGCTCCGATGGTCCAGGCGCTTGCCCATATCGCGCTGATCGAGCGCGGTATCATGCGGCCGAAGAGCCGGCTCGCGCAGCAAGCGCTGCGAAGTGCCCACCTGTCGTTGGCCCGCCGCCTGATCCGGCAGCACCTGTCGAGCGCAGCGCTGTCGCCGACCCTGATTGCCGGCCTGCTCGGCGTCTCGGTCCGCCATCTGCACATCCTGTTCGAACAGACGGAGATGAGCTTCTCGGAGACCGTGACCGGGCTCCGGCTCGCGCAAAGCCGTCGCCTGCTCCGCGAGCGGTCCGGGCAGACCATCGCCGAAGTCGCCTTTGCCTGTGGCTTCGAGAGCCTCGCGACGTTCTATCGCCTGTTCAATGCCGCCGAATCCATGACGCCCGGCGACTACAGGGCACAATCCGCCTGA
- a CDS encoding caspase family protein, protein MKSWLSRLSATLLAVAFIAAAAPAEAEKRVALVIGNNDYRNVPKLQKAVNDARTMGDTLKQLGFNVMVAENLNRQAFSETLLAFDRAVEPGDTVFFFYAGHGFEIAGQNFLLPTDVPAATEGQEELVRDASVLADRIVERLQNKKARTSILVFDACRNNPFERAGTRAVAGGGGLAPMTQLPEGVFSVFSAGPRQTALDRLSNDDANPNSVFTRTFAKELLRPGENLVQVAQRTRRQVSEMAETVKHKQIPVYFDQMVDDVFLNGMAKGQAEAAGPSAPSQQVAALPPVAVPKLPKEDSINAPIASFSRHNGGWTVVFSIADPTLGISWRIGDSGDFRETGFMDTLDPRTRKRMPNPSIELPADAPAATIELRYVDTQGEMQGPFPIKFDPDAALIRDQRKILDMTATSWLSFREFNGLLVYYTHLMSYRCAIREVRIGIDSAVPDKVLKMPPCDQRDPVAIPSNAQTYLKLAPQTKVVSVELTYRDGSVSEIKTFRR, encoded by the coding sequence ATGAAGAGCTGGCTCTCGAGACTTTCGGCGACCCTCCTGGCGGTCGCTTTCATCGCAGCGGCCGCGCCCGCCGAGGCCGAGAAGCGCGTCGCACTCGTGATCGGCAATAATGACTACAGGAACGTGCCGAAGTTGCAGAAGGCGGTCAACGACGCCCGCACCATGGGCGACACGCTGAAGCAGCTTGGCTTCAACGTGATGGTGGCCGAGAACCTCAACCGGCAGGCATTCTCCGAGACATTGCTGGCGTTCGACCGCGCCGTGGAACCGGGTGATACCGTGTTCTTCTTCTATGCCGGCCACGGCTTCGAGATCGCCGGCCAGAACTTCCTGCTGCCGACCGATGTGCCGGCCGCCACCGAAGGGCAGGAGGAGCTGGTGCGCGACGCCTCGGTTCTCGCCGATCGCATCGTCGAGCGGTTGCAGAACAAGAAGGCGCGGACCTCGATCCTGGTGTTCGACGCCTGCCGCAACAATCCGTTCGAGCGCGCCGGGACGCGCGCTGTCGCCGGCGGTGGTGGCCTCGCGCCGATGACGCAACTGCCGGAGGGCGTGTTCTCGGTGTTCTCGGCGGGGCCGCGGCAGACCGCGCTCGACCGGCTGTCGAACGACGATGCCAATCCCAATTCGGTGTTTACACGGACCTTCGCCAAGGAACTGCTGCGGCCCGGCGAGAACCTCGTGCAGGTCGCGCAGCGCACCCGGCGCCAGGTCAGCGAGATGGCCGAAACCGTCAAGCACAAGCAGATCCCCGTCTATTTCGACCAGATGGTCGACGACGTCTTCCTGAACGGGATGGCGAAGGGGCAGGCCGAGGCCGCCGGACCATCCGCGCCGTCGCAACAGGTCGCGGCGCTGCCGCCTGTCGCGGTGCCGAAGCTGCCGAAGGAGGATTCGATCAACGCGCCGATCGCGAGCTTCTCGCGGCACAATGGCGGCTGGACCGTCGTGTTCTCGATCGCCGATCCGACGCTCGGCATCTCCTGGCGGATCGGCGATAGCGGCGACTTCCGCGAAACCGGCTTCATGGACACGCTCGATCCGCGCACGCGCAAGCGAATGCCGAATCCGTCGATCGAGCTGCCGGCCGACGCGCCGGCGGCCACGATCGAGCTTCGCTATGTCGATACCCAGGGCGAGATGCAGGGACCATTCCCGATCAAGTTCGATCCTGACGCCGCGCTGATCCGCGACCAGCGCAAGATCCTCGACATGACGGCGACGAGCTGGCTGTCATTCCGCGAGTTCAACGGGCTGCTGGTCTATTACACCCACTTGATGTCGTATCGCTGCGCGATCCGCGAGGTGCGGATCGGCATCGACAGCGCGGTGCCGGACAAGGTGTTGAAGATGCCGCCCTGCGATCAGCGCGATCCCGTGGCGATCCCATCGAACGCCCAGACCTATCTCAAGCTCGCGCCACAGACCAAGGTGGTCTCGGTGGAGCTGACCTATCGCGACGGCAGCGTGTCCGAGATCAAGACGTTCCGGCGCTGA
- a CDS encoding iron-sulfur cluster assembly accessory protein encodes MTQASPTPAKPKRPRPQVMRLTDAAAERITELTQRADSEIVGLRVGIKNGGCAGQSYTVEYAHEIRPTDEVVEDKGVKILVDPKAVLFLLGTEMDYVADKMQAQFVFNNPNQVSACGCGESVQLKPATV; translated from the coding sequence ATGACCCAAGCTTCACCCACCCCCGCCAAGCCGAAGCGGCCGCGCCCGCAAGTCATGAGGCTGACCGATGCGGCGGCGGAGCGGATCACCGAGCTGACCCAGCGCGCTGATTCCGAGATCGTCGGCCTGCGCGTCGGCATCAAGAACGGCGGCTGCGCCGGGCAGTCCTACACCGTCGAATATGCCCACGAGATCCGTCCGACCGACGAGGTCGTCGAGGACAAGGGCGTGAAGATCCTGGTCGATCCGAAGGCCGTGCTGTTCCTGCTCGGCACCGAGATGGACTACGTGGCCGACAAGATGCAGGCCCAGTTCGTGTTCAACAACCCGAACCAGGTCTCCGCCTGCGGTTGCGGCGAGTCCGTGCAGCTCAAGCCGGCCACGGTCTGA
- a CDS encoding helix-turn-helix transcriptional regulator: MVDMGHRGGRAHRREIGHAPDRSDQPARIEKIFSGHFARTPQALRPDAAQQISLPATRALTQSEGSCTMRAKHQEYGPEASSTGPAAVGLQADPTAAPEPVRHGAPATNDRGWAPLLEACLADFKGAAEDGDAACIPALVKIVADLALIERGAIRPGSRRAQQALRVGRLSLARRLITRHLAKPALSPHMVADLLGVSVRYLHILFEATGTSFSQTVTAQRLSESRRLLREQPRRPIADIALACGFGSLATFYRIFSAAEAMSPGEFRAKGSANPPAETHALDTGEMIHLTAK; the protein is encoded by the coding sequence ATGGTCGACATGGGGCATCGCGGCGGCCGGGCGCATCGCCGCGAGATCGGACACGCTCCCGATCGAAGTGATCAGCCTGCACGGATTGAGAAGATATTTTCTGGCCATTTCGCCAGAACCCCGCAGGCGCTTCGCCCGGACGCGGCACAGCAAATCTCGTTACCGGCGACGCGCGCTCTCACGCAGAGCGAGGGATCATGCACGATGCGCGCTAAGCACCAGGAATACGGTCCGGAAGCCTCATCCACCGGCCCGGCCGCTGTGGGCCTGCAAGCCGATCCAACTGCCGCCCCCGAGCCGGTTCGTCACGGTGCTCCGGCAACCAACGATCGCGGCTGGGCACCGTTGCTCGAAGCCTGCCTTGCCGACTTCAAAGGAGCGGCGGAAGACGGTGACGCGGCCTGCATCCCTGCGCTGGTCAAGATCGTGGCTGACCTCGCCCTGATCGAGCGCGGCGCGATCAGGCCGGGCAGCCGCCGCGCGCAGCAGGCGCTGCGCGTCGGCCGACTGAGCCTGGCCCGGCGCCTGATCACGCGCCATCTCGCAAAGCCGGCGCTGTCACCCCACATGGTCGCCGATCTGCTCGGCGTCTCGGTCCGCTACCTGCACATTCTGTTCGAGGCGACCGGCACGAGCTTTTCCCAAACCGTCACTGCGCAACGCCTGAGCGAGAGCCGCAGGCTGCTTCGCGAGCAACCGCGGCGGCCGATCGCGGACATCGCCCTCGCCTGCGGGTTCGGCAGCCTCGCCACCTTCTACCGGATCTTCAGCGCGGCCGAGGCAATGTCGCCCGGCGAATTCAGGGCCAAGGGCAGCGCCAACCCGCCTGCCGAGACCCATGCACTGGATACCGGGGAGATGATTCATTTGACCGCCAAATGA
- a CDS encoding TfoX/Sxy family protein, which produces MDREFLTDLFVDFGPVTLRRMFSGYGISADGTNFALALRAGLYFRADDQTIPQFEAEGCGPFQYTTRSKTVTVNSYWQLPARLFDDSEELAAWARSALAAAQRAALRKRPRKATVAVGKKVASKNKKSVVKKPAAKRPSKKRVQKGKRSSS; this is translated from the coding sequence GTGGACCGCGAATTCCTGACCGACTTGTTCGTCGATTTCGGCCCGGTCACGCTGCGCCGGATGTTCTCCGGCTACGGCATCTCCGCCGACGGCACCAATTTTGCGCTCGCCTTGCGCGCCGGGCTCTACTTCCGTGCCGACGACCAGACCATCCCGCAATTCGAGGCAGAGGGCTGCGGGCCATTCCAGTACACGACACGGTCGAAGACCGTCACCGTCAACTCCTACTGGCAATTGCCGGCGCGGCTGTTCGACGATTCTGAGGAACTCGCAGCGTGGGCACGTTCGGCGCTCGCCGCTGCCCAGCGCGCGGCGCTGCGCAAGCGGCCGCGGAAGGCGACGGTGGCGGTTGGCAAGAAGGTCGCGAGCAAGAACAAGAAGAGCGTGGTGAAGAAGCCCGCAGCCAAGCGACCTTCAAAGAAGCGAGTGCAAAAAGGAAAAAGGTCGTCATCCTGA
- a CDS encoding DEAD/DEAH box helicase, producing the protein MSFSNLGLSDKVLAAVAATGYTNPTPIQEQAIPHVLARRDVLGIAQTGTGKTAAFVLPMLTLLEKGRARARMPRTLILEPTRELAAQVKEQFDKYGAGQKLNVALLIGGVSFGDQDSKLMRGVDVLIATPGRLLDHTERGGLLLTGVELLVIDEADRMLDMGFIPDIERICKLVPFTRQTLFFTATMPPEISRITEAFLHNPARIEVSKPATTAVTVTQLQVPAGREAHDKREILRRLLRDAKDLNNAIIFCNRKREVAVLHKSLQKHGFSVGALHGDMDQSARTAALDQFRKGEIPLLVASDVAARGLDIPAVSHVFNFDVPHHPDDYVHRIGRTGRAGRTGTAISIVTSLDSKSMAAIEKLIGQPIPRAEGDYAVHSEASDEDAAPRRSRSRDGSRDGARGGRKPRREREPRNGEREPRHDREPQQERAAKPEREPRNGRSGTPQATPSHVPSIGRAEPRRQQREVDHEPADHSHLPAFLLRPVRARA; encoded by the coding sequence ATGTCTTTTTCCAATCTAGGCCTGTCCGATAAGGTCCTCGCCGCAGTTGCGGCCACCGGTTACACCAACCCCACCCCCATCCAGGAACAGGCAATCCCGCACGTCCTCGCCCGGCGCGACGTGCTCGGCATTGCACAGACTGGCACCGGCAAGACCGCTGCCTTCGTTCTCCCGATGCTCACCCTCCTCGAGAAGGGCCGCGCCCGGGCACGGATGCCGCGCACCCTGATCCTCGAGCCAACCCGCGAGCTTGCCGCGCAGGTGAAGGAGCAGTTCGACAAATACGGCGCCGGTCAGAAATTGAACGTGGCTCTCCTGATCGGCGGCGTCTCGTTCGGCGACCAGGACTCCAAGCTGATGCGCGGCGTCGACGTGCTGATCGCAACGCCCGGCCGCCTGCTCGACCACACCGAACGCGGCGGATTGCTGCTCACCGGCGTCGAGTTGCTGGTGATCGACGAAGCCGACCGCATGCTCGACATGGGTTTCATTCCCGACATCGAACGCATCTGCAAGCTCGTCCCGTTCACCCGGCAGACGCTGTTCTTCACCGCGACGATGCCCCCGGAGATCAGCCGCATCACCGAGGCTTTCCTGCACAACCCGGCCCGGATCGAAGTCTCCAAGCCCGCAACCACCGCAGTCACCGTGACGCAATTGCAGGTGCCCGCTGGTCGCGAAGCGCACGACAAGCGCGAAATCCTCCGCCGCCTGCTGCGTGACGCCAAGGATCTCAACAACGCGATTATCTTCTGCAATCGCAAGCGCGAAGTCGCCGTCCTTCACAAATCACTCCAGAAACACGGCTTCAGCGTCGGCGCCTTGCACGGCGACATGGATCAGTCGGCCCGCACCGCGGCCCTCGACCAATTCCGCAAGGGCGAGATCCCGCTGCTCGTCGCCTCCGACGTCGCCGCCCGTGGTCTCGACATTCCCGCGGTGAGCCACGTCTTCAATTTCGACGTACCGCACCACCCCGACGACTACGTCCACCGCATTGGCCGTACCGGTCGCGCCGGACGCACCGGTACCGCGATCTCCATCGTCACCTCGCTCGATAGCAAGTCGATGGCTGCGATCGAGAAGCTGATCGGCCAGCCGATCCCACGCGCTGAAGGCGACTACGCCGTGCACAGTGAGGCCTCTGACGAGGACGCCGCGCCGCGCCGGTCGCGCAGCCGCGACGGTTCGCGCGACGGCGCCCGTGGCGGCCGCAAGCCGCGCCGTGAACGCGAGCCGCGCAATGGTGAGCGCGAACCGCGTCACGACAGGGAGCCCCAGCAGGAGCGTGCAGCGAAGCCCGAGCGCGAGCCGCGCAACGGCCGTAGCGGTACCCCGCAGGCCACTCCGTCGCACGTGCCCTCGATCGGGCGCGCCGAGCCACGGCGGCAACAGCGCGAAGTCGACCACGAGCCGGCCGATCATTCGCATCTGCCTGCCTTCCTGCTGCGACCTGTGCGCGCACGCGCGTAA
- a CDS encoding TetR/AcrR family transcriptional regulator: protein MPKKMIKPGPDLLKQVDRAFLDYGYGGLSMVGLAKACGFTQRALYYYFGNKEDAFRAVIAWHHVEDVELAMQAGRSVRTNGGGALDIFAEVLDVRYGETRRRLTHSPHTVELNAEAFRRCRDLMIRTAVAFQGELERLVIDLQAARLLKLNGTFTPAQIAQGLADGGRAVNQSLPPIAHDDFSARYRQTCAMVLYGCAVMPKRK, encoded by the coding sequence ATGCCGAAGAAGATGATCAAGCCTGGACCTGATCTGCTCAAGCAGGTCGACCGGGCCTTTCTCGATTACGGCTATGGCGGGCTGTCGATGGTCGGGCTGGCCAAGGCCTGCGGCTTCACGCAGCGCGCGCTGTACTACTATTTCGGCAACAAGGAAGATGCGTTTCGCGCCGTGATCGCCTGGCACCATGTCGAGGATGTCGAGCTCGCGATGCAGGCCGGCCGCTCGGTGCGGACCAATGGCGGCGGCGCGCTCGATATTTTCGCCGAGGTCCTCGACGTGCGTTACGGCGAGACGCGGCGCCGCCTCACGCATTCGCCGCACACCGTCGAGCTCAACGCCGAGGCCTTCAGACGCTGCCGTGATCTGATGATCAGGACGGCCGTCGCATTCCAGGGTGAACTGGAAAGGCTGGTGATCGATTTGCAGGCCGCACGGCTGTTGAAGCTGAACGGCACCTTCACGCCGGCGCAAATCGCCCAGGGACTGGCCGACGGCGGACGTGCCGTCAATCAATCGCTCCCGCCGATTGCCCATGACGACTTTTCGGCCCGCTACCGTCAGACCTGCGCGATGGTGCTCTATGGCTGTGCCGTGATGCCGAAACGGAAGTAA
- a CDS encoding GGDEF domain-containing protein — protein MVKLLDEHERTLAFAEVALGQIRSLRQTAVPRNYEIWYVYATGYNAPLNKVINETLARSGKLSESDLEQIYETYLSHIKTSDRIDKVGARVIGEIDAVMKLITDALGVSANYDASLIGASNKLASATTHDHIKTIVEGLAKSTREMRDTNQALENRLALSKSEINDLQHSLEAIRAESLTDPLTGLGNRKYFDRSIDTAVQTALVSGEPLSLLMFDIDHFKSFNDSYGHLTGDQVLRLVAQSLKQTIKGQDITARYGGEEFAVVLPNTALRQALTVADHIRRAVMAKELKKKSTGEILGRVTISVGVSMLKPNDDTDSLIERADACLYAAKRAGRNRVICEADPEYSSETQTRVA, from the coding sequence GTGGTGAAACTGCTGGACGAACACGAACGTACGTTGGCCTTCGCCGAAGTCGCGCTCGGCCAGATCCGCTCGCTTCGCCAGACTGCCGTACCCCGCAACTATGAGATCTGGTACGTCTACGCGACCGGGTACAACGCGCCGCTCAACAAGGTCATCAACGAGACCCTGGCGCGCAGCGGCAAACTCAGCGAATCCGATCTCGAGCAGATCTACGAAACCTATCTCTCGCACATCAAGACCTCCGATCGAATCGACAAGGTCGGCGCCCGCGTCATCGGCGAGATCGACGCCGTCATGAAGCTGATCACCGATGCGCTCGGTGTGTCGGCGAATTATGATGCCAGCCTGATCGGTGCCAGCAACAAGCTCGCCAGCGCCACGACCCACGATCACATCAAGACGATCGTCGAGGGCCTCGCCAAGTCGACCCGCGAGATGCGCGATACCAACCAGGCGCTGGAGAACCGGCTCGCACTGTCGAAATCCGAAATCAACGACCTGCAACATAGCCTCGAGGCGATCCGCGCCGAGAGCCTGACCGACCCGCTCACCGGCCTCGGCAACCGGAAATATTTCGACCGCTCGATCGACACGGCGGTGCAGACCGCGCTGGTCAGCGGCGAGCCGCTGTCGCTCCTGATGTTCGACATCGATCACTTCAAGTCGTTCAACGACTCCTACGGCCACCTCACCGGCGACCAGGTGCTGCGGCTGGTGGCGCAGTCGCTGAAACAGACCATCAAGGGCCAGGACATCACCGCCCGCTATGGCGGCGAGGAATTCGCCGTCGTGCTGCCCAACACCGCGCTGCGCCAGGCGCTGACGGTCGCCGACCACATCCGTCGCGCCGTGATGGCCAAGGAGCTGAAGAAGAAGTCGACCGGTGAAATCCTCGGCCGCGTCACGATCTCGGTCGGCGTCTCCATGCTGAAGCCGAACGACGACACCGATTCCTTGATCGAACGCGCCGATGCCTGCCTCTACGCCGCCAAGCGCGCCGGCCGCAATCGTGTGATCTGCGAAGCCGACCCGGAATACAGCTCCGAGACCCAGACCCGGGTGGCTTAA
- a CDS encoding outer membrane protein has translation MLDRNFHEESDEGDTLSQLSARQQDVGQIQIIFILFLNQCFLGGKMQKLLGCASISVLLGLSCSGNAMAADMAVKAPPPVVADVFTWTGFYVGGNAGYAWGRAAIDGAETVPIPPFFAVDSAAISNAASPRLKPDGFTGGVQAGYNWQVNSTVLGLEADFESFRMRASTTGTFPFPSTLPGGAIGPPTSFFTPTSSVSTDWLFTGRGRLGWANDHWLLYATGGVAVTNFSVNQSIVQLAPFVFNTNASDTRVGWTVGAGFEYAFARNWSVKGEYLYLDFGKLSGVGVLTPAFAGFAYSNSTHLTANIARVGVNYRFGGPVVARY, from the coding sequence TTGCTCGATCGCAACTTTCACGAGGAAAGTGACGAGGGTGACACCCTGTCGCAGCTTTCTGCTCGTCAGCAAGACGTCGGCCAAATACAAATCATTTTTATTTTATTTCTGAACCAATGCTTTTTGGGGGGCAAAATGCAGAAGCTTTTGGGGTGTGCCTCAATCTCGGTCCTGTTGGGCCTTTCCTGCTCTGGCAATGCGATGGCCGCTGACATGGCCGTCAAGGCGCCGCCGCCGGTGGTTGCTGACGTGTTTACGTGGACCGGGTTCTATGTCGGCGGCAATGCCGGGTATGCGTGGGGCCGGGCTGCCATCGACGGGGCCGAAACCGTTCCGATCCCGCCGTTCTTTGCGGTCGATTCCGCCGCGATTTCCAATGCGGCTTCACCTCGTCTCAAGCCCGACGGCTTTACCGGCGGCGTCCAGGCCGGGTACAATTGGCAGGTGAACAGCACGGTGTTGGGCCTCGAAGCGGACTTCGAGTCGTTTCGGATGCGTGCCAGCACGACGGGAACGTTCCCATTTCCCAGCACTTTGCCCGGCGGAGCGATCGGGCCGCCGACGAGTTTCTTTACGCCCACCTCGTCTGTTTCCACTGATTGGCTCTTCACCGGTCGTGGTCGTCTCGGTTGGGCCAACGACCACTGGCTGCTTTATGCAACAGGTGGCGTGGCCGTCACCAATTTCAGCGTCAACCAATCGATCGTTCAGCTTGCTCCGTTCGTGTTCAACACCAACGCGTCCGACACGCGCGTCGGCTGGACCGTTGGTGCCGGCTTCGAATATGCATTCGCCCGAAACTGGTCGGTGAAGGGAGAATATCTCTACCTCGACTTTGGCAAGTTGAGTGGCGTGGGTGTCTTGACCCCCGCATTCGCCGGGTTCGCCTACAGCAATTCGACCCACCTTACCGCGAACATCGCGAGGGTCGGCGTGAACTACCGTTTTGGCGGACCTGTCGTCGCGCGATACTGA
- a CDS encoding SUF system Fe-S cluster assembly protein, translated as MTDTAEVKTASMETTSALPAEETERMSGEIVAALKTVFDPEIPADIYELGLIYKVDLKDDRSVDILMTLTTPNCPAAGELPTMVENAVASVPGVGVVNVNLVWDPAWTPDRMSDEARLVLNMW; from the coding sequence ATGACCGATACAGCCGAAGTCAAGACGGCCTCCATGGAAACCACCTCGGCGCTGCCGGCGGAGGAAACCGAGCGCATGAGCGGCGAGATCGTCGCGGCGCTGAAGACGGTGTTCGATCCGGAAATCCCGGCTGACATCTACGAGCTCGGCCTGATCTACAAGGTTGACCTCAAGGATGATCGCTCGGTCGACATCCTGATGACCCTGACCACGCCGAACTGCCCGGCGGCGGGTGAACTGCCGACCATGGTCGAGAACGCGGTCGCCAGCGTTCCCGGCGTCGGTGTCGTCAACGTCAACCTGGTGTGGGATCCGGCCTGGACGCCGGACCGGATGTCGGACGAGGCGCGCCTCGTCCTCAATATGTGGTGA
- a CDS encoding FAD-dependent oxidoreductase — translation MKTRCCVVGGGPAGMMLGYLLARAGVDVVVLEKHADFFRDFRGDTVHPSTLQVMDELGLIDGFLKLPHQQIQKLDGIFGGTSVRIADLSRLSVKYPFIAMMPQWDFLNFLRESGRRFASLKVLMSAEATDLIRSGDAVTGVRAKTPDGPVDIAADLVIGCDGRHSIVRERAGLAVEEIGAPMDVLWFRVGRRPNETENLFARVDHGKMMVTFDRGDYWQCAYVIAKGQYEAVKARGLPALLEDVLRLAPILKAGIADVKSFDDVKLLTVAINRLTRWTRPGLLCIGDAAHAMSPIGGVGVNLAVQDAVATANILAAKLVHGCPSEDELDAVRRRREFPVRVTQRMQVIAQNNIISAALKPGDQPIPFALRLITALPVLQGLTARLVAVGVRPEHVHSPAAT, via the coding sequence ATGAAGACCCGCTGCTGCGTGGTCGGTGGCGGGCCGGCCGGCATGATGCTTGGCTATCTGCTCGCCCGCGCCGGAGTCGACGTCGTGGTGCTGGAGAAGCACGCCGACTTCTTCCGCGACTTCCGCGGTGACACCGTGCATCCCTCGACCTTGCAGGTGATGGATGAGCTCGGCCTGATCGACGGTTTCCTGAAGCTGCCACACCAGCAGATCCAGAAACTCGACGGCATCTTCGGCGGCACCTCGGTGCGGATCGCCGACCTCAGCCGCCTCAGCGTCAAATATCCCTTCATCGCGATGATGCCGCAGTGGGACTTCCTCAACTTCCTGCGCGAGAGCGGCAGGCGGTTTGCCTCGCTCAAGGTGCTGATGAGCGCGGAAGCAACCGACCTGATCCGGAGCGGCGACGCGGTGACGGGTGTCCGCGCCAAGACGCCGGACGGTCCGGTCGATATCGCGGCCGATCTCGTGATCGGCTGCGACGGCCGCCATTCCATCGTGCGCGAGCGCGCCGGCCTCGCGGTCGAGGAGATCGGCGCGCCGATGGACGTGCTGTGGTTTCGCGTCGGGCGGCGTCCAAACGAGACCGAGAATCTGTTCGCCCGTGTCGACCACGGCAAGATGATGGTGACGTTCGACCGTGGCGACTATTGGCAGTGCGCCTATGTGATCGCCAAAGGACAATACGAGGCGGTGAAGGCGAGGGGATTGCCGGCGCTGCTCGAGGACGTGCTGCGCCTCGCGCCAATCCTCAAGGCCGGCATCGCCGACGTGAAGAGCTTCGACGACGTCAAGCTGCTCACCGTGGCGATCAATCGGCTGACGCGCTGGACTCGTCCGGGCCTGCTCTGCATCGGCGACGCGGCGCATGCGATGTCGCCGATCGGCGGCGTGGGCGTCAACCTCGCGGTGCAGGACGCGGTCGCGACCGCCAACATCCTGGCGGCGAAGCTCGTGCATGGCTGTCCGTCGGAGGATGAGCTCGATGCGGTCAGGCGACGCCGCGAATTCCCGGTGCGGGTGACGCAGCGCATGCAGGTGATCGCGCAGAACAACATCATCAGCGCGGCGCTGAAGCCGGGCGATCAGCCGATCCCGTTCGCACTACGGCTGATTACGGCATTGCCTGTTTTGCAGGGGCTGACGGCGCGTCTCGTCGCCGTCGGCGTACGGCCGGAGCATGTGCACTCGCCGGCCGCGACCTGA